Genomic window (Chitinophaga parva):
GTTCCGGTGCATTGAAATCCAACCTTACTACGCTTAGTTCCCGGGGTGTGGACCTGGCACTGGACATTATCACGGCTTCCATGAAGAACTTCCAGTGGAACACGGCGGTGCGCTGGGGCTTTGCCAAAACGCACGTGGAAGATATTTCCAACCACCAGACCGTAGTAGCCGGTATGTTTGGCCTCCAGGAAAAACAGGACCTTGGCATCTTCTATGGCCAGACCCCGCTGCACAGCCTGGACCAGCTGATGGTAGATGGCAAAACACCCTACATTGCCGAAGCAGACCGTGGTAATTACACGCTGGTAAATGGCAACGTGGTGGATACCCGCACCAACGCGGCAAAGCTCACCGCTGCCAACGATCTGAAAGTGATCGGTAAATCCTTCCCCGACTTCAACGCCTCCCTCATCAATACCTTCACTATCTACCAGGCCTTCACGGTGTCTTTCCAGTTTGACTGGACCCATGGCAACCAGATCTACAACATGACCCGCCAGTGGCTGTACCGCGATAAGATTGCAAAGGACTATGATGATGTGATCAATGTGAATGGTAAGAGCGGCGCTTTTGCAGCCTATTACACCAGCATGTACAACACCCTGCAGCCTAACGGATGGTACGTGGAAGATGGTTCTTTCATCCGCCTGCGCGACCTTTCCCTTACCTACGACGCTACGCGCCTGATCAATGCCCGCTGGATGAAACGCCTGGCGGTAACTGTTTCCGGCCGTAACCTGGCCACCTTCACCAAATACAAAGGCCTGGACCCGGAAACCACTACCGCCGTGGATTCCCAGGGTAGCGGCATCTCCGGTGTGGGTGCCTTCAAAGGGGTGGACTACTTCACCATTCCTAACCTGAAATCTTACCAGGTAGGACTGAATATTGGTTTCTAAAATCTTGCGTGAACAAAAGGAAAAACAATGAAGAAGCTATTTATATATTTCGTGGTGGGCGCAGCGCTGGGTATTACTGCCTGCAAAAAATCCACCCTGCAGCAGGTAAACCCGAACAATCCATCCCCTTCCGGCTCACTCGTGGCGGAAAGCGGTATTAAAGGTTTTGCACTGGGTATTTTCCAGAAATGGATAGCCGATGTGCCGGGTGCCGCCGGTACCAATATCATGTTCATTGGTACCAATAACCACGCTATCATGGGGGATGAAGTATTTTCTCCCTACGGTAACTACGGCATGCGCTACACGGGCCAAACGTATGCCATCACCCTGCCTAATGGCACCAAGGTGATCAACCCTATCGGTACCACGCAGGAAGCGCAGTTGCAATCTACCAATACCCGCCTGGCCGGCTCTACCAACTCTTTCCTGTACGAATGGGATGCATGTTATTACACCAACTCACAGGCCAATACGCTGCTGGCAGCCCTGGACAATCCCGCGTTGAACTTGAGCGGCGATGCCGCCACGAAAAAGGCCGTGCTGAGCGCGTGGGCTTACTGGTGGAAAGGATATGCCTATTCCCGCGTGGGCTCCATGTACCTGGCCGGCGTGATCACCAACGACCTGGGAGGCGCAGGTACTACCAATGGGAACTATGTGGATCATAACGCCATCATCACAGAAGCGAATGCCAACTTTGACAAGGCGGCCGGTATCCTCAATGGTATTGCGGAAAACAGCGCTTATGATGAAGTGATGACGGCGGTGGTGCCCTCCTTCAACGACAATACAGACATCACCACCCCGGCAGCCTGGGTGCGCATGATCAATACCTACAAGGCCCGGAACCTGCTGGCCAACAAGAAGGTGGCTGCTATGACCGCGGCCGACTGGACTGCCGTTAAAACCCTGGCGGAGCAAGGCTCCCTGGCTACGGACCAGGTGTTTAAATTCGGTATGGACCCGGATGCCACAAATGACTTGTCTGCCAA
Coding sequences:
- a CDS encoding RagB/SusD family nutrient uptake outer membrane protein; this encodes MKKLFIYFVVGAALGITACKKSTLQQVNPNNPSPSGSLVAESGIKGFALGIFQKWIADVPGAAGTNIMFIGTNNHAIMGDEVFSPYGNYGMRYTGQTYAITLPNGTKVINPIGTTQEAQLQSTNTRLAGSTNSFLYEWDACYYTNSQANTLLAALDNPALNLSGDAATKKAVLSAWAYWWKGYAYSRVGSMYLAGVITNDLGGAGTTNGNYVDHNAIITEANANFDKAAGILNGIAENSAYDEVMTAVVPSFNDNTDITTPAAWVRMINTYKARNLLANKKVAAMTAADWTAVKTLAEQGSLATDQVFKFGMDPDATNDLSANFFHPFAFMGEGSAFTFVSERLIQDFKPGDQRFTKNFNLLPAAQVNVRSRGLQFGTRWNAIAVEDGGRYATNNSIGIMPLCVSYEEARLMVAEADIRTTDVEAGLKIIDEVRDYQGAGLAHVAGTGLTQAQAIEELRRERRIGLFERGVAFYDARRWGVTAPAAQGGGRANAIVMVPGQLVGSASAQALPCFIEYNYMDYWDVPQNELDFNGALSGSAPIKN